In bacterium, the following are encoded in one genomic region:
- a CDS encoding SMC-Scp complex subunit ScpB, with amino-acid sequence MPDEITPEEVASAIEALLFISGEPLDVKTITSLLECDEERTNLGLDALTARISVAGGLKLLRAPEGVQLVTSDKQTQLVDRFLKRGTRDQLSPAASETLAIVAYRGPIHRAGVEAIRGVNCSFTLRLLAMRGLVDRFSSEKDSRIFLYRVNAEFLRHLGLVKIEDLPDYQNFRQHEGMTNLEKMADIAVNKPPVEEETK; translated from the coding sequence ATGCCTGACGAAATTACACCGGAAGAAGTTGCATCGGCCATTGAGGCATTATTGTTTATTTCGGGCGAACCGTTGGATGTAAAAACTATTACTTCTTTGTTGGAGTGTGATGAAGAACGTACCAATCTGGGGCTGGACGCGCTTACGGCAAGGATTTCTGTTGCCGGTGGTCTTAAATTATTGCGCGCGCCGGAAGGTGTTCAGCTGGTTACGAGCGATAAACAAACTCAATTGGTTGATCGTTTCCTCAAGCGCGGGACGCGGGATCAACTCTCTCCGGCCGCGTCGGAAACGCTGGCAATTGTCGCTTATCGTGGTCCGATTCATCGCGCTGGCGTAGAGGCCATTAGGGGTGTTAATTGTTCTTTTACCTTGCGTTTGCTGGCCATGCGTGGTCTCGTAGATCGTTTTTCCAGTGAAAAGGATAGTCGTATCTTTTTGTATCGTGTAAACGCGGAATTTTTACGTCATCTGGGCTTAGTAAAAATCGAGGATCTTCCCGATTATCAAAATTTCAGGCAACATGAGGGAATGACTAATTTGGAAAAAATGGCCGATATTGCCGTCAATAAACCACCGGTTGAAGAAGAAACAAAATGA